In the genome of Kineosporia corallincola, one region contains:
- a CDS encoding response regulator transcription factor, giving the protein MTLGVMLVDDQSFLRLGLRMVLEPEPGIEVVGEADDGSTAVPMATALRPDVVLMDVRMHTTDGITATRRVLAASPSTRVLILTTFDLDEYVFAGLRAGASGFLLKDAPPDVLITAIRTVAAGDAVLAPSVTRRLLERFGSVLPGAGGARRREEVMNALTEREREVFLLLAAGRSNSEIASGLHLSEGTVKVHVGHVLAKLGLRDRVQAVVLAYEAGVVVPGSHELS; this is encoded by the coding sequence GTGACTCTCGGTGTGATGCTGGTCGACGACCAGTCGTTCCTGCGGCTCGGCCTGCGTATGGTGCTGGAGCCCGAGCCCGGCATCGAGGTGGTGGGTGAGGCGGACGACGGCTCGACCGCCGTGCCGATGGCCACGGCCCTGCGGCCCGACGTGGTCCTGATGGACGTGCGCATGCACACGACGGACGGCATCACCGCGACCCGGCGCGTCCTGGCCGCCTCGCCGTCCACCAGGGTTCTGATCCTCACCACGTTCGACCTGGACGAGTACGTGTTCGCCGGACTACGCGCCGGAGCCAGTGGTTTTCTGCTGAAGGACGCACCGCCCGACGTGCTGATCACCGCGATCCGCACGGTGGCGGCCGGTGACGCGGTGCTCGCGCCGTCGGTGACCCGGCGGCTGCTGGAGCGTTTCGGGTCGGTGCTGCCCGGGGCCGGCGGCGCGCGCCGCCGCGAGGAGGTGATGAACGCCCTGACCGAACGCGAGCGCGAGGTGTTCCTGCTGCTGGCGGCGGGACGCTCGAACTCCGAGATCGCTTCCGGGCTGCACCTTTCCGAGGGAACGGTGAAGGTGCACGTCGGGCACGTCCTGGCCAAGCTCGGGCTGCGCGACCGGGTGCAGGCGGTGGTGCTGGCCTACGAGGCGGGCGTGGTGGTGCCGGGCTCGCACGAGCTGTCGTAG
- a CDS encoding sensor histidine kinase: protein MTGRPTARWREPLRGRPRRSWALDIALAVLLALFSPVQPDPQFAVALTGCVLLVFRRIWPVPVALGVLALGLVPAGHNAVLLLGGSTIVVHTLAVLTTPRRAALALAASEVWIGLLAVTVDDRLVDKIVLLALFSTPQVLAFVLGLYRRTRDAYQLELQARNRSLEVEREQRDLLAAADERARIAREMHDLIAHHLTVVVALSEGLARSGEITSDRSREAVTITVAMARQALRETRRLLGATTTEQSAGPITDDEETARRPVPGLRSLEGLVGQVRATGLPVTLRVEGTRPELPGGLQLTVYRLVQEALTNAMKHAHGATRAAVRLRYPPGRLVLSIEDDGEPGGAATPADGLGRGLAGMRERVRPFGGTLSAGPGPDGGWQVLADFPLTTNVEANR, encoded by the coding sequence GTGACAGGCAGGCCGACGGCGCGGTGGCGCGAACCGCTGCGCGGGCGGCCCCGCCGGTCCTGGGCCCTGGACATCGCGCTCGCCGTCCTCCTCGCCCTGTTCAGCCCGGTCCAGCCGGACCCACAGTTCGCCGTCGCCCTGACCGGCTGCGTCCTGCTGGTGTTCCGCCGGATCTGGCCGGTGCCGGTCGCTCTCGGCGTGCTGGCGCTCGGTCTGGTGCCGGCCGGGCACAACGCGGTGCTGCTGCTGGGCGGGAGCACGATCGTGGTGCACACGCTCGCGGTGCTGACCACCCCGCGCCGGGCCGCGCTGGCCCTGGCCGCCTCCGAGGTCTGGATCGGGTTGCTCGCCGTCACCGTCGACGACCGCCTCGTCGACAAGATCGTGCTGCTGGCGCTGTTCTCCACCCCACAGGTGCTGGCGTTCGTGCTCGGCCTCTACCGCCGCACCCGGGACGCGTACCAGCTGGAGCTCCAGGCCCGGAACCGGTCGCTGGAGGTCGAGCGCGAACAGCGTGACCTGCTCGCCGCCGCCGATGAAAGAGCCCGGATCGCCAGGGAGATGCACGACCTGATCGCCCACCACCTGACCGTGGTGGTGGCCCTCAGCGAGGGCCTGGCGCGCAGCGGCGAGATCACCAGCGACCGCTCCCGCGAGGCCGTCACCATCACCGTCGCGATGGCCAGGCAGGCCCTTCGGGAGACCCGCCGGCTGCTCGGCGCGACCACCACCGAGCAGTCCGCGGGCCCGATCACGGACGACGAGGAGACCGCGAGACGCCCGGTGCCGGGCCTGCGTTCGCTGGAGGGCCTGGTCGGGCAGGTGCGCGCCACCGGCCTGCCGGTGACCCTCCGGGTGGAGGGCACGCGGCCGGAGTTGCCCGGCGGGCTCCAGCTCACCGTCTACCGTCTCGTGCAGGAGGCGCTGACCAACGCCATGAAGCACGCGCACGGCGCGACCCGGGCCGCGGTGCGGCTGCGCTACCCGCCCGGCCGTCTGGTTCTTTCGATTGAGGACGACGGTGAGCCCGGCGGCGCCGCGACCCCGGCCGACGGTCTGGGGCGGGGCCTGGCGGGCATGCGGGAACGGGTGCGCCCGTTCGGCGGCACCCTGAGCGCCGGTCCCGGCCCGGACGGTGGCTGGCAGGTCCTGGCGGATTTCCCCCTGACGACGAATGTCGAGGCGAACCGGTGA
- a CDS encoding MarR family winged helix-turn-helix transcriptional regulator: MASSNTARKAGVQQTPREDFPLAERPGYMFHKAALLLYEDVERALESTGMRARYFFVLASLAGGPRLSQQDISRLLNLDPTTVVSVIDEMERNRHVERQRDPADRRRYHLFLTDDGREQLAKAETIVTDAETAFFATLEKAELGAMHGMLRRLLAGRWPASVCED; encoded by the coding sequence ATGGCCTCCAGCAACACCGCCAGGAAGGCGGGGGTCCAGCAGACGCCGCGGGAGGACTTCCCCCTGGCCGAGCGCCCCGGCTACATGTTCCACAAGGCCGCCCTCCTGCTCTACGAAGACGTGGAACGCGCGCTGGAGAGCACCGGGATGCGGGCGCGGTACTTCTTCGTGCTGGCCTCGCTGGCCGGTGGGCCCCGGCTCTCGCAGCAGGACATCAGCCGTCTGCTGAACCTCGACCCGACCACGGTGGTCAGCGTCATCGACGAGATGGAGCGCAACCGGCACGTGGAGCGCCAGCGCGATCCGGCGGACCGCCGCCGCTACCACCTGTTCCTCACCGACGACGGCCGCGAGCAGCTCGCGAAGGCCGAAACCATTGTCACGGACGCGGAAACGGCGTTCTTCGCGACGCTGGAGAAGGCCGAGCTGGGCGCGATGCACGGCATGCTGCGGCGGCTGCTGGCGGGGCGCTGGCCGGCCTCGGTCTGCGAGGACTGA
- a CDS encoding MFS transporter produces the protein MLGIVTLGTFMLMLDLSVVSIALPQIHRSLHSSFSDLQWVFDAYALTLAIFLVAAGSTADRIGRKRVFQIGLVIFTAASLACGLADDALFLNISRAVQGVGAAIVFAVGPALLGHEFHGKERATAFTAFGGAIGLAVASGPLIGGALINAFSWRWIFYINVPIGIAALIIGALRVSESRNPKAPRTDWGGMIALSVALAALLFATIRGPQEGWTSSLTLGLYALSVVFLVIFAVIEARLGERAMLDPAFLRNPTFVGISLVAMIGNAGALPTVFFSTSYLENLLHYDAWETGLRFLPLTVGMLVAGALVGPLIGKVPFRFLLGPAVLVMGVGIVLLQRTEADSSWTVMLPALLLAGIGMGAFNPSRAALAIGITEPARAGVASGVNETFQQVGVAVGIAGVGALFEHQVTESFTSSAVAGQLGPEAADQAASGISAGAIDTVAQAAGPLQQQVLDAAQEAFVTGYHDAMLLAAVLAAIAATVGFLLLRTQDLHASALSAISTVPPDADDADVTADVTADGSVDAKDDGTTTSSTTTSSAV, from the coding sequence GTGCTGGGTATCGTGACGCTGGGCACGTTCATGCTCATGCTCGACCTGAGCGTGGTGTCGATCGCCCTGCCGCAGATCCATCGGTCGCTGCACAGCAGCTTCAGCGACTTGCAGTGGGTGTTCGACGCCTATGCCCTCACCCTGGCGATCTTCCTGGTGGCCGCCGGGTCCACGGCCGACCGGATCGGCCGCAAGCGGGTGTTCCAGATCGGCCTGGTCATCTTCACCGCGGCCTCGCTGGCCTGCGGTCTGGCCGATGACGCGCTGTTCCTGAACATCTCGCGCGCGGTCCAGGGTGTCGGCGCCGCGATCGTTTTCGCGGTCGGCCCGGCCCTGCTCGGCCACGAGTTCCACGGCAAGGAGCGGGCCACCGCCTTCACCGCCTTCGGTGGCGCGATCGGCCTGGCGGTCGCTTCCGGCCCGCTCATCGGTGGCGCGCTGATCAACGCCTTCTCGTGGCGCTGGATCTTCTACATCAACGTGCCGATCGGTATCGCCGCCCTGATCATCGGCGCCCTGCGGGTGTCCGAGTCGCGCAACCCGAAGGCCCCGCGCACCGACTGGGGCGGCATGATCGCCCTCAGCGTCGCCCTGGCCGCACTGCTCTTCGCCACCATCCGCGGCCCGCAGGAGGGCTGGACCAGCTCGCTGACCCTCGGCCTCTACGCGCTGAGCGTCGTGTTCCTGGTGATCTTCGCGGTGATCGAGGCGCGTCTGGGCGAGCGGGCCATGCTCGACCCGGCGTTCCTGCGTAACCCCACCTTCGTCGGCATCTCGCTGGTGGCGATGATCGGTAACGCCGGTGCGCTGCCCACCGTGTTCTTCTCCACCAGCTACCTGGAGAACCTGCTGCACTACGACGCGTGGGAGACCGGCCTGCGGTTCCTGCCGCTCACCGTCGGCATGCTGGTGGCGGGCGCCCTGGTCGGCCCGCTCATCGGCAAGGTCCCGTTCCGCTTCCTGCTCGGCCCGGCGGTGCTCGTCATGGGCGTGGGCATCGTGCTGCTCCAGCGCACCGAGGCCGACTCCAGCTGGACCGTCATGCTGCCGGCGCTGCTGCTGGCCGGTATCGGCATGGGCGCGTTCAACCCGAGCCGGGCCGCGCTGGCCATCGGCATCACCGAGCCGGCCCGTGCCGGTGTCGCCTCGGGCGTCAACGAGACCTTCCAGCAGGTCGGTGTCGCGGTCGGGATCGCCGGTGTGGGAGCACTTTTCGAGCACCAGGTGACCGAGTCGTTCACCTCCTCCGCCGTCGCCGGCCAGCTCGGCCCGGAGGCCGCCGACCAGGCCGCCTCGGGCATCAGCGCCGGTGCCATCGACACGGTGGCGCAGGCCGCCGGCCCGCTCCAGCAGCAGGTGCTCGACGCCGCCCAGGAAGCGTTCGTCACCGGCTACCACGACGCCATGCTGCTGGCCGCGGTGCTCGCGGCGATCGCGGCGACCGTCGGCTTCCTGCTGCTGCGCACGCAGGACCTGCACGCCAGCGCCCTGTCGGCGATCTCCACGGTCCCGCCGGACGCCGATGACGCCGACGTGACGGCTGACGTGACGGCCGACGGTTCGGTCGACGCCAAGGACGACGGCACCACCACGTCGAGTACCACCACCAGCTCGGCGGTCTGA
- a CDS encoding beta-ketoacyl-[acyl-carrier-protein] synthase family protein, which translates to MSAGERVRVVVTGLGATTALGGDVASTWEAMLRGESGVGLIDDPEWVGKLPTELVARARVDPLTEIEPALRKRLGRTEQLAVVAAGEAWKDAGLDTAGVDPDRVSVVISSGITDMNAVIGGYDALRERGWKRVPPMTVASAMGNGSAAAVSMLVNAHGGANATVNACSSGTQALATAADLIRRGLADVVVAGGAESPLHPFLIASFGAMRAVSVRMDDPAAASRPFDADRDGLVLGEGAGILILESAEHARRRGARAHAELAGVGISSDAFHLVQPAPDGSGSITAITVSLDDAGVSPSDIAFLSANGTSTTPGDASEAVAVQSVFGDASVGPAVTANKSMLGHTLGAAGAIESIITILGVKNRIVPETLNFTRADEGVSLDVVHDGPRELKGEEIVAVKNSAGFGGHNVALVFREVPAP; encoded by the coding sequence ATGAGCGCGGGCGAACGTGTCAGGGTGGTGGTCACCGGTCTCGGCGCCACCACGGCGCTGGGCGGTGACGTCGCCTCCACCTGGGAGGCGATGCTGCGCGGCGAGAGCGGCGTGGGCCTGATCGACGACCCGGAGTGGGTCGGCAAGCTGCCCACCGAGCTGGTCGCCCGGGCCCGGGTCGACCCGCTGACCGAGATCGAGCCGGCGCTGCGCAAGCGGCTGGGCCGCACCGAGCAGCTCGCCGTGGTCGCCGCGGGCGAGGCCTGGAAGGACGCCGGCCTGGACACGGCCGGTGTCGACCCGGACCGGGTCAGCGTGGTGATCTCCTCCGGCATCACCGACATGAACGCGGTGATCGGCGGGTACGACGCCCTGCGCGAGCGCGGCTGGAAGCGGGTGCCGCCGATGACCGTGGCGAGCGCCATGGGCAACGGCTCGGCCGCGGCGGTCAGCATGCTGGTGAACGCCCACGGCGGGGCCAACGCCACGGTGAACGCCTGTTCCTCGGGCACCCAGGCGCTGGCCACAGCGGCCGACCTGATCCGCCGGGGACTGGCCGACGTGGTGGTGGCCGGCGGCGCCGAGTCCCCCCTGCACCCGTTCCTGATCGCGAGTTTCGGTGCGATGCGGGCCGTCTCGGTGCGGATGGACGACCCGGCCGCGGCCTCCCGCCCGTTCGACGCCGACCGGGACGGCCTGGTGCTCGGTGAGGGCGCGGGCATCCTGATCCTGGAGTCGGCCGAGCACGCCCGCCGTCGCGGGGCACGGGCGCACGCCGAGCTGGCCGGGGTCGGCATCTCCTCGGACGCCTTCCACCTGGTGCAGCCCGCACCGGACGGTTCCGGCAGCATCACGGCGATCACCGTGTCGCTCGACGACGCCGGGGTGAGCCCCTCGGACATCGCGTTCCTGAGCGCCAACGGCACCTCCACCACGCCGGGTGACGCCTCGGAAGCCGTTGCGGTGCAGAGCGTCTTCGGTGACGCGTCGGTGGGCCCGGCGGTGACGGCGAACAAGTCGATGCTCGGCCACACGCTCGGTGCGGCCGGGGCGATCGAGTCGATCATCACCATCCTGGGGGTGAAGAACCGGATCGTGCCGGAGACCCTGAACTTCACCCGCGCGGACGAGGGCGTCTCACTCGACGTCGTGCACGACGGCCCGCGCGAGCTGAAGGGTGAGGAGATCGTCGCGGTGAAGAACTCGGCCGGCTTCGGCGGCCACAACGTGGCTCTGGTCTTCCGCGAGGTACCCGCCCCCTGA
- a CDS encoding SRPBCC family protein: MALIEARHEFVLPVAPVEAFALLSDPEQDPVWQTACVSTALLDGPPRVGGHYTITFKLIGKVMPFTVEIDTFEPGVLSEFHSLEGPFSYVGAYAYEDAGEGSTRVRWKFDVDPGDYFGITPKSLVRKLLVSQVKSDTEKLAAKLRATQERTSR, translated from the coding sequence ATGGCACTGATTGAGGCACGGCACGAGTTCGTCCTGCCGGTTGCGCCGGTGGAGGCCTTCGCCCTGCTGTCCGACCCGGAGCAGGATCCGGTCTGGCAGACGGCGTGCGTGAGCACGGCGCTGCTCGACGGCCCGCCCCGGGTCGGCGGTCACTACACGATCACCTTCAAGCTGATCGGCAAGGTGATGCCGTTCACCGTCGAGATCGACACGTTCGAGCCGGGGGTGCTCTCGGAGTTCCACTCCCTGGAGGGCCCGTTCAGCTACGTGGGCGCCTACGCCTACGAGGACGCCGGTGAGGGCAGCACCCGGGTGCGCTGGAAGTTCGACGTCGACCCCGGCGACTACTTCGGCATCACCCCGAAGAGCCTGGTGCGCAAACTGCTGGTGTCGCAGGTGAAGTCGGACACCGAGAAGCTGGCGGCCAAGTTGCGCGCGACGCAGGAACGGACCTCACGATGA
- a CDS encoding non-ribosomal peptide synthetase, whose translation MTALRANLQQSGLWFIHEIDPGCSAYHIVFAAEVTADAQLGQRAHGVLTDLLAEHDALRAAFRAGDDGPTQWVADSVPLDVRSTDARGIAPEALREQIRTDTRLPFDLGRPPLWRVHLYQIRDDAWVFAVVLHHAAFDFWTLALLLGEVRSRLDGTPAPFALDGTAFARYADDQDAFLNSEKARELLKAEALRLADAPPSLDLYGDTPRPPAPSYDGGTAPFALSASATEAVRRLGRETASTPYMVLLSAWFVMLSRLSGSPDVLVGSPTSGRLKREYRDAIGNFVNTVVVRGFVDEERTYRELLTGTRDRTREALRAQELPFPWTVRELAPPRDPSRTPVYQAGFAWDRLPFLSDVEEFFLPEPGPDAHATVGGATLRPYPLPQQEGQTDLWIEMGGERDGAYGGVLRYNTDIFTASTGAELAASFVATVESLVSAPDVPLGTIARGDERQRTASAGWGDGPALELPSGRLPDLFREQVFRTPTAVAVEGEGRTWTYATLLAVVEETATALRESGVGPGDRIAVMAERGPHLVGALLGVLEAGAAYVPLDPHLPEDRLAYMTEDSGARLLLTQQSLLGSRPGDVPVLVLEDLAGGMRANLGPRSGEAGSDLAYVLYTSGSTGRPKGVAIPHHALINLLLSMRERTGFGPDDSLLAVTTISFDIAGLELFMPLLSGGRVVLCDSGTASDGVALCRRIEETGVTWMQATPTAWRMLRDAGWAGRPGLGVLCGGEELPLDLAAFLAPRVRALHNVYGPTETTIWSTEGRVDPARGVDIGEPLANTQLYVLDSQGRGVEPGFPGELWIGGDGLALGYWDRPELTAERFVTGLPAAPQRRLYRTGDRARWTSEGRLLHHGRLDNQVKLRGYRIELAEVESVLQAVPGVATAVVVVRDDNLVGYLVAEPGAELKAASVRAEAANFLPQYMVPGILMVLDELPLTANKKIDRNRLPRPVATSDAAFEKPRDAIEITLARLWSEILDLPQVGIRDNFFDIGGHSLLAVRLSAAIRAEWDVEVPVSVLLQHGTIAELGTIVRGGGAEKRRTPVVVLREGEEGQDPLFLFHPFGGTVFCYVELTRHLPEGRPVVAIEAPGVESEGEAEVSVEEMAERYLGLIREIQPAGPYTLGGWCFGGVIAYEAAALLKASGEQVGPIAAIDSRAPIEQNIPEIADDATLLSWFARDLAIPAGKTLTIPAEHLRELGGDAAFDHILEEATAIGVVAEDADRAQMLRYFEAYLANGIALQTYLPEPRDLDLVLLRARDEESDYGVKLGWDELIKGDLTVIDVPGDHNSVMYPPHAAVAAEAMAPFLGAPHGTD comes from the coding sequence GTGACCGCCCTGAGAGCCAACCTCCAGCAGTCCGGGCTGTGGTTCATCCACGAGATCGACCCCGGATGCTCGGCCTACCACATCGTTTTCGCCGCCGAGGTGACCGCCGACGCACAGCTCGGGCAGCGGGCGCACGGCGTGCTGACCGACCTGCTCGCCGAGCACGACGCCCTGCGCGCCGCGTTCCGGGCCGGTGACGACGGCCCCACCCAGTGGGTGGCGGACTCGGTGCCGCTGGACGTGCGCAGCACCGACGCCCGAGGCATCGCACCGGAGGCGCTGCGCGAGCAGATCCGCACCGACACGCGTCTGCCCTTCGACCTGGGCCGGCCACCGCTGTGGCGGGTGCACCTTTACCAGATCCGCGACGATGCCTGGGTTTTCGCGGTGGTGCTGCACCACGCCGCGTTCGACTTCTGGACCCTGGCCCTGCTGCTCGGCGAGGTGCGATCCCGGCTGGACGGCACCCCGGCCCCGTTCGCCCTGGACGGCACCGCGTTCGCCCGGTACGCGGACGACCAGGACGCCTTCCTGAACAGCGAGAAGGCGCGGGAACTGCTGAAGGCCGAGGCGCTGCGCCTGGCCGACGCCCCGCCGAGCCTGGACCTGTACGGTGACACGCCCCGTCCCCCGGCGCCGTCGTACGACGGCGGCACCGCCCCGTTCGCGCTGTCGGCGTCCGCCACCGAGGCCGTGCGCCGGCTCGGCCGGGAAACCGCGTCCACGCCGTACATGGTGCTGCTGAGCGCCTGGTTCGTGATGCTGAGCCGACTCAGCGGCAGCCCGGACGTGCTGGTCGGGAGTCCCACCTCCGGCCGGCTCAAGCGTGAGTACCGCGACGCCATCGGCAATTTCGTCAACACCGTCGTCGTCCGTGGGTTCGTGGACGAGGAGCGCACCTACCGCGAGCTGCTCACCGGCACCCGCGACCGCACCCGTGAGGCCCTGCGCGCCCAGGAACTGCCCTTCCCCTGGACCGTGCGGGAACTGGCCCCGCCGCGCGACCCCAGCCGCACGCCGGTCTACCAGGCCGGTTTCGCCTGGGACCGGCTGCCTTTCCTGTCCGACGTGGAAGAGTTCTTCCTTCCCGAGCCCGGCCCGGACGCCCACGCCACCGTCGGCGGCGCCACCCTGCGGCCCTACCCCCTGCCGCAGCAGGAGGGCCAGACCGACCTGTGGATCGAGATGGGCGGCGAGCGCGACGGCGCCTACGGCGGCGTTCTGCGCTACAACACCGACATCTTCACCGCCTCCACCGGTGCCGAGCTGGCGGCGTCGTTCGTGGCGACCGTCGAGTCGCTGGTGTCCGCGCCGGACGTGCCGCTGGGCACGATCGCCCGCGGCGACGAGCGGCAGCGCACCGCGAGCGCGGGCTGGGGCGACGGCCCGGCCCTGGAGCTGCCGTCCGGCCGGCTGCCGGACCTGTTCCGCGAGCAGGTGTTCCGCACGCCGACGGCGGTCGCGGTGGAGGGCGAGGGACGCACCTGGACCTACGCCACGCTGCTGGCGGTGGTGGAGGAGACCGCGACCGCGCTGCGGGAGAGCGGTGTGGGCCCGGGCGACCGGATCGCGGTGATGGCCGAGCGCGGCCCGCACCTGGTGGGTGCCCTGCTCGGGGTGCTGGAGGCCGGGGCGGCGTACGTCCCGCTCGACCCGCACCTGCCGGAGGACCGGCTGGCGTACATGACCGAGGACTCCGGGGCCCGGCTGCTGCTGACCCAGCAGAGCCTGCTCGGGAGCCGGCCGGGCGACGTGCCGGTGCTGGTGCTGGAGGACCTGGCCGGCGGCATGCGGGCCAACCTCGGGCCGCGCTCCGGCGAGGCCGGTTCCGACCTGGCCTACGTGCTGTACACGTCGGGTTCCACCGGGCGTCCCAAGGGTGTGGCCATTCCGCACCACGCGCTGATCAACCTGCTGCTGTCGATGCGGGAGCGCACCGGTTTCGGCCCGGACGACAGCCTGCTGGCGGTCACCACCATCTCGTTCGACATCGCCGGCCTGGAACTGTTCATGCCGCTGCTGTCCGGCGGCCGCGTGGTGCTGTGCGACAGCGGCACCGCCTCGGACGGCGTGGCCCTGTGTCGCCGCATCGAGGAGACCGGGGTGACCTGGATGCAGGCCACCCCGACGGCCTGGCGCATGCTGCGCGACGCCGGCTGGGCCGGGCGTCCCGGGCTGGGGGTGCTGTGCGGCGGTGAGGAACTGCCGCTCGACCTGGCCGCCTTCCTGGCGCCCCGGGTGCGGGCGCTGCACAACGTGTACGGCCCGACCGAGACCACCATCTGGTCGACCGAGGGCCGGGTCGACCCTGCGCGCGGCGTCGACATCGGCGAGCCGCTGGCGAACACCCAGCTGTACGTGCTGGATTCGCAGGGCCGTGGGGTGGAGCCGGGCTTCCCGGGTGAGCTGTGGATCGGCGGCGACGGGCTGGCCCTGGGCTACTGGGACCGACCGGAGCTGACGGCGGAACGGTTCGTGACCGGGCTGCCGGCCGCACCGCAGCGGCGTCTGTACCGCACCGGTGACCGGGCTCGCTGGACCAGCGAGGGACGGCTGCTGCACCACGGCCGTCTGGACAACCAGGTCAAGCTGCGCGGCTACCGGATTGAGCTGGCCGAGGTCGAGTCGGTGCTCCAGGCGGTGCCCGGTGTGGCGACGGCGGTCGTCGTGGTCCGCGACGACAACCTGGTCGGCTACCTGGTGGCCGAGCCGGGGGCCGAGCTGAAGGCCGCGTCGGTGCGCGCCGAGGCGGCGAACTTCCTTCCGCAGTACATGGTTCCGGGCATCCTGATGGTGCTGGACGAGCTGCCGCTGACGGCGAACAAGAAGATCGACCGCAACCGGCTGCCACGGCCGGTGGCCACCTCGGACGCCGCGTTCGAGAAGCCGCGCGACGCCATCGAGATCACCCTGGCCCGGCTCTGGTCGGAGATCCTCGACCTGCCCCAGGTCGGTATCCGCGACAACTTCTTCGACATCGGCGGCCACTCGCTGCTGGCCGTGCGGCTCAGCGCCGCGATCCGGGCCGAGTGGGACGTGGAGGTGCCGGTCTCGGTCCTGTTGCAGCACGGGACCATCGCCGAGCTGGGCACGATCGTGCGTGGCGGCGGGGCCGAGAAGCGCCGCACGCCGGTGGTGGTGCTGCGTGAGGGTGAGGAGGGGCAGGACCCGCTGTTCCTGTTCCACCCGTTCGGCGGCACGGTCTTCTGCTACGTCGAGCTGACCCGGCACCTGCCCGAGGGCCGGCCGGTCGTCGCGATCGAGGCTCCCGGTGTGGAGTCCGAGGGCGAGGCCGAGGTGAGCGTTGAGGAGATGGCCGAGCGGTACCTGGGGCTGATCCGCGAGATCCAGCCGGCCGGCCCCTACACCCTGGGCGGCTGGTGCTTCGGCGGTGTCATCGCCTACGAGGCGGCGGCCCTGCTGAAGGCGTCCGGCGAGCAGGTCGGCCCGATCGCCGCCATCGACAGCCGGGCCCCGATCGAGCAGAACATCCCGGAGATCGCGGACGACGCGACGCTGCTGTCCTGGTTCGCCCGTGACCTGGCGATCCCGGCCGGCAAGACGCTGACCATCCCCGCCGAGCACCTGCGCGAGCTGGGTGGCGACGCCGCGTTCGACCACATCCTCGAGGAGGCCACGGCCATCGGTGTGGTGGCCGAGGACGCCGACCGGGCCCAGATGCTGCGCTATTTCGAGGCCTACCTGGCCAACGGCATCGCCCTCCAGACCTACCTGCCCGAGCCCCGAGACCTGGACCTGGTGCTGCTGCGGGCCCGGGACGAGGAGAGCGACTACGGCGTGAAACTCGGCTGGGACGAACTGATCAAGGGCGACCTGACGGTGATCGACGTTCCCGGCGACCACAACTCCGTGATGTATCCCCCGCACGCCGCCGTCGCCGCCGAGGCGATGGCCCCCTTCCTGGGAGCACCCCATGGCACTGATTGA
- a CDS encoding acyl carrier protein, translating into MTNASMTVEDVRTMLVEAVAVQAGITPEEVPADEPFTSFGLDSMAALAVGMEIEDNCGLSDLATDLLWDYPTINTLTDALWKLMNPQAELVAAEEQ; encoded by the coding sequence GTGACCAACGCATCCATGACCGTCGAGGACGTCCGCACCATGCTCGTCGAGGCCGTCGCCGTGCAGGCCGGCATCACCCCCGAGGAGGTGCCCGCCGACGAGCCGTTCACCTCCTTCGGCCTGGACTCGATGGCCGCCCTGGCCGTCGGCATGGAGATCGAGGACAACTGCGGCCTGTCCGACCTGGCCACCGACCTGCTGTGGGACTACCCCACGATCAACACGCTGACCGACGCGCTGTGGAAGCTGATGAACCCGCAGGCCGAGCTCGTCGCCGCGGAGGAGCAGTGA